ACCGGGTCGTAGACCGCGTACAGACAGGTGGCGCCGATGCCACCGTCGGTGTCGGCTGCGCGTTCGGCCTCGGCGGACAGGTGGATGACGAGGTCGTCCAGGTGGGTCAGGAGTTCGTCGGGCGGGAGATCGACATCGGCCAGAGTGCGTACGGCGGTGCGCAGCCGTCCCATGGTGGCCGAGGCCTGGATGCCGTGGCCGACGACGTCGCCGACGACGAGCGCGACCCGGGCGCCGGACAGCGGGATCACGTCGAACCAGTCACCGCCGACGCCGGCCTGCGTGCTGGCGGGCAGGTAGCGGGAGGCGACGTCGACGGCGGCCTGCGGCGGCAGCCGTTGCGGCAGGAGACTGCTCTGAAGGGTGAGGGAGGTGCGGCGCTCGCGGGTGTAGCGGCGGGCGTTGTCGATGCAGACGGCGGCCCTCGCGGTGATCTCCTCGCCCAGGAGCAGGTCGTCCTGCTCGAAGGGTTCCGGGCGTCGGTGGCGGGAGAAGGTGGCCACGCCGAGGGTGATGCCGCGGGCGCGCATCGGTACGGCGAGCACCGAGTGGAAGCCGTACCGCCGCACCCTGTCGGCCCGGTCCGGGACCTGGCTCGCCCATCTGCCGATAGCGGGTTCGGTCACCTTGCGGATCAGCGGGCGGTCGGCGGCCAGGCACTCGGCCGCAGGCGACTCGTCCGGGTAGGCGGCCAGTGCTCCGTACTCGACCACGGCCTCGGGGCAGCCCTCGAGGACGGACTGGTTGGCGACTCGGCGCAGCATGACAGGGCTGGTCGGCGGCCCGGTGGGCGGATCGTCACCGCCTTCGATGGCGGGGAGGAGGTCGACGGTGACGAAGTCCGCGAGGCGGGGGACGGCCACGTCGGCGAGTTCCTGCGCGGTACGGGCGAGGTCCAGGGTGCTGCCGATACGGACGCTCGCGTCGTTGAGCAGGGCCAGACGCTCCCGGGCCAGGTGCTCCTCGGTCATGTCGTGGGCGGAAAGGAGCACGCCCCGTACCGTTCCCTCGGTGTCCCGCACGGGGGTGAACGACGTGGTCCAGATGCTCTCGCGGTCGTGGCCGACCAGGTGCAGGGCCTGCCGCAGATGCTGCTGCTCGCCGGTCTCCAGCGCCCGGCGCATGCACTCTTCCGTCCGGTCGCCCTCCGGGTCCACCACGATCTCCGACACGCGCAACCCCTGCATCGCCGCTTCGGGCAGGCCGATCACCCGCTCCATGTCCGCGTTCGCCCGCCGCAGGCGCAGGCCGGTGTCGTACAGCGCCGTCGCGGACGGGGACCGGGCGAAGGCCCACATCACCAGCGCGTCGTCCTGGGTCGGCGACACCGGGCGGGCCAGGGAGGAGACCAGGAACCACTC
The sequence above is a segment of the Streptomyces asoensis genome. Coding sequences within it:
- a CDS encoding SpoIIE family protein phosphatase gives rise to the protein MSAMTGSDPADDDRVARRSNDPVDEAGSARATVDPHGIVTGWSKGARRLLGYRSAEIIGRPAALLLAGEPPTQTLRSLRTLPRWNGAVRLLHRDGHRLTVDLLAHRREPEQEQVPDSGEDVGVGEWFLVSSLARPVSPTQDDALVMWAFARSPSATALYDTGLRLRRANADMERVIGLPEAAMQGLRVSEIVVDPEGDRTEECMRRALETGEQQHLRQALHLVGHDRESIWTTSFTPVRDTEGTVRGVLLSAHDMTEEHLARERLALLNDASVRIGSTLDLARTAQELADVAVPRLADFVTVDLLPAIEGGDDPPTGPPTSPVMLRRVANQSVLEGCPEAVVEYGALAAYPDESPAAECLAADRPLIRKVTEPAIGRWASQVPDRADRVRRYGFHSVLAVPMRARGITLGVATFSRHRRPEPFEQDDLLLGEEITARAAVCIDNARRYTRERRTSLTLQSSLLPQRLPPQAAVDVASRYLPASTQAGVGGDWFDVIPLSGARVALVVGDVVGHGIQASATMGRLRTAVRTLADVDLPPDELLTHLDDLVIHLSAEAERAADTDGGIGATCLYAVYDPVSRRCTLARAGHPVPALTTPDGTVEFLDVPAGPPLGLGGLPFEATEIELPEGSVLALYTDGLVEARGRDIDEGLNVLRATLARQNPSLEDTCDTVLRTLLPERPTDDVALLMARTRALDAAHVATWDVPSHPASVAETRKNACRQLDLWGMDEAAFVTELIVSELVTNAIRYGGAPIQLRLIRDRNLICEVSDASSTAPHLRRARTFDEGGRGLLLVAQLTQSWGTRHTYSGKTIWAEQEIPASP